A region of Diospyros lotus cultivar Yz01 chromosome 3, ASM1463336v1, whole genome shotgun sequence DNA encodes the following proteins:
- the LOC127797201 gene encoding uncharacterized protein LOC127797201 isoform X2, which produces MSAEALSASARTAEKMSLPALQLKMKCDPEGYETELTILYNQFKSSLEFFEQQVALSFTSISGIGSDPTVAKELGDRAMFLAHVTPFYPKQLSQFPKQLADFLLSAAQMLPSSLRCHIAQALILLINRKDLLPTKT; this is translated from the coding sequence ATGTCGGCGGAGGCTCTGTCCGCCTCCGCTCGCACCGCAGAGAAGATGAGTCTACCGGCGCTGCAGTTGAAGATGAAGTGCGATCCTGAAGGGTACGAAACGGAGCTTACCATCCTCTACAACCAATTCAAATCATCCCTCGAATTCTTTGAGCAACAGGTCGCTCTAAGCTTCACCTCCATCAGCGGTATTGGTAGCGACCCTACCGTCGCGAAGGAGCTAGGAGACCGAGCCATGTTCCTGGCACACGTCACCCCGTTTTACCCTAAACAGCTTTCGCAGTTCCCTAAACAACTGGCCGATTTCCTTCTATCTGCCGCCCAGATGCTACCATCGTCGCTCCGGTGCCACATAGCACAAGCTTTGATTCTCCTCATTAATCGCAAG